The Deltaproteobacteria bacterium genome includes a region encoding these proteins:
- a CDS encoding hybrid sensor histidine kinase/response regulator, with product MNDQIDIETPRNIFVVDDDPITLRIEAKMLRDWGYKATPIISGREAIEAVKSDPPDLIILDINMPEMDGYEVCEALKSDPGTASIPVIFISAYNETAEKVKAFKSGGVDYITKPFQADEVRARLATHLALVEKARALTLSYEELRKSETMRDAMINMVIHDLRSPLTAIGLSMEYLYGEARDALSDDTISLIDESVKSVKWMGFMVNSMLDLHKLETGRISLTLSDVDLAATTREAVKGMRDMTTNCALVSEPFPGSAMVRADREVLFRMVQALVGNTVKIVPDGATVRVGLREEPGFFMLRVRDDGPPIPPEFHEMLFDKYRATMVRAMKKSYSTGLGLPFCKAAAEAHGGRVGLESHPGKGNTFWILLPVSPGSGL from the coding sequence ATGAACGACCAGATCGACATCGAGACTCCCCGAAATATTTTCGTGGTTGACGACGATCCCATAACCCTGCGGATCGAGGCCAAGATGTTGCGCGACTGGGGCTACAAGGCCACGCCCATCATTTCCGGCAGGGAGGCAATAGAGGCTGTAAAGTCGGATCCGCCGGATCTGATCATTCTGGACATCAACATGCCCGAAATGGACGGCTACGAGGTCTGCGAAGCCTTGAAGAGCGATCCCGGAACGGCTTCCATACCCGTCATCTTCATCAGCGCCTATAACGAAACCGCAGAAAAGGTGAAGGCCTTCAAATCGGGCGGGGTCGACTACATCACCAAACCCTTTCAGGCGGACGAGGTGAGGGCCAGGCTCGCCACCCACCTGGCCCTTGTGGAGAAGGCAAGGGCCCTGACCTTAAGCTACGAGGAACTCCGCAAGTCGGAGACCATGCGCGACGCCATGATCAACATGGTGATTCACGACCTGCGCTCGCCGCTCACCGCCATAGGCCTTTCCATGGAATACCTTTACGGCGAGGCCCGCGATGCCCTGTCCGACGACACCATCTCCCTTATAGATGAATCGGTGAAGTCGGTGAAGTGGATGGGCTTCATGGTGAATTCCATGCTGGACCTGCACAAGCTGGAAACCGGGCGGATTTCGCTCACCCTTTCTGATGTCGACCTTGCCGCTACAACCCGCGAGGCGGTAAAGGGCATGAGGGACATGACCACCAACTGCGCCCTGGTGAGCGAACCCTTTCCGGGAAGCGCGATGGTGCGCGCCGACAGGGAGGTGCTTTTCCGCATGGTGCAGGCCCTGGTGGGCAACACAGTGAAGATCGTCCCCGATGGGGCCACCGTGCGGGTGGGCCTGCGGGAGGAGCCCGGTTTTTTCATGTTGAGGGTGCGCGACGACGGGCCGCCCATCCCGCCGGAGTTCCATGAGATGCTTTTCGACAAGTACAGGGCCACCATGGTCCGGGCCATGAAAAAGTCCTATTCCACGGGCCTTGGGCTTCCCTTCTGCAAGGCCGCCGCAGAGGCCCACGGGGGACGGGTCGGGCTTGAAAGCCATCCCGGAAAGGGAAACACCTTCTGGATTCTTCTTCCCGTAAGCCCCGGTTCCGGGTTATAA
- a CDS encoding Coenzyme F420 hydrogenase/dehydrogenase, beta subunit C-terminal domain, translating to MKTFESLVEEVQKPGLCHHCGGCVTFCTAINFGALTIGPDGCPKFGDRDKCIECGICYMICPEIGELDNEARKSISWQPPSGRVLGVSAARATDRKILSNATDGGVVTAILAHLYDEGRIDGAIVTRQAGLFLREPFLARSRAEIIEAAGFHFDASHGMRLFSETYSTFVPSVGMLGPMAKAGARRVAFVGSPCQIKTIRKMEALSIVPTDSIAYLLGLFCSGNFLFGPEQRKKLESMGGFKWEDVRRINVKDGLMIHLESGEIRTIALEDIAFMRRYACRFCDDYAAEYADISFGGIGAPEGYTGVIARTPLGRAVFNWTKDDGALEELSPSEVSQAAAAVLARATEKSARKKELAVKNRETLVNPA from the coding sequence ATGAAGACCTTTGAAAGCCTGGTGGAAGAGGTCCAGAAGCCCGGACTTTGCCATCACTGCGGCGGATGCGTAACCTTCTGCACCGCCATCAATTTCGGCGCGCTGACAATAGGGCCGGATGGATGCCCCAAGTTCGGAGACCGGGACAAGTGCATAGAATGCGGCATCTGCTACATGATATGCCCGGAAATAGGCGAACTGGATAACGAGGCCCGGAAAAGCATATCCTGGCAGCCGCCTTCGGGCAGGGTGCTGGGCGTTTCGGCGGCCCGGGCCACTGACCGCAAGATACTCTCAAACGCCACAGACGGCGGGGTGGTTACGGCCATTCTGGCCCACCTGTACGACGAAGGCCGCATAGACGGGGCCATCGTTACCCGCCAGGCTGGGCTTTTTCTGCGCGAGCCCTTTCTCGCCCGCTCGCGGGCGGAAATCATCGAAGCCGCAGGCTTTCATTTCGACGCTTCCCACGGGATGAGGCTTTTTTCCGAAACCTACTCCACTTTCGTGCCATCGGTGGGGATGCTGGGGCCCATGGCCAAGGCGGGGGCGCGCAGGGTGGCCTTTGTGGGCTCTCCCTGCCAGATAAAGACCATAAGGAAGATGGAGGCGCTGTCCATAGTGCCAACGGATTCCATCGCCTACCTTCTGGGCCTTTTCTGCTCCGGCAACTTCCTGTTCGGCCCGGAACAAAGAAAGAAGCTGGAGAGCATGGGCGGCTTCAAGTGGGAGGACGTGAGGAGGATAAACGTCAAGGACGGGCTCATGATCCACCTGGAATCCGGGGAAATCAGAACCATAGCCCTTGAGGACATAGCCTTCATGCGGCGCTACGCCTGCAGGTTCTGTGACGACTACGCGGCCGAATACGCGGACATCTCCTTCGGCGGCATAGGCGCACCCGAAGGTTACACGGGGGTGATAGCAAGGACTCCCCTTGGGAGGGCGGTTTTCAACTGGACCAAGGACGACGGCGCCCTGGAGGAACTCTCCCCGTCTGAAGTATCGCAGGCCGCCGCAGCGGTTCTTGCAAGGGCTACCGAAAAAAGCGCCAGGAAAAAGGAGCTTGCCGTAAAAAACCGCGAAACCCTCGTAAATCCCGCCTGA
- a CDS encoding efflux RND transporter permease subunit, with protein sequence MSPTELFIKRPVMTTLVSVGMLLFGVMGYLFLPNSNLPAIDYPTIQVSASLPGASPETMSTSVATPLEKQFSAIDGLASMSSTNITGQTSITLQFNLTRDIDSAAQDVQSAISAAKLPAAMPNPPNYRKSNPTQSPVFFISMYSDTMPLYRVNDYAQTLVARRISTIKDVAQVNVYGEQKYAVRVQLDPTAMTSVGVGIGEVVSAVQEANTNLPSGTLDGEKGGLTIQAPGQLTRALQYRDIIVSYRNGSPVRIRDVGDAVDGVESNKSGTWWKDRQVLMLAIQTQPGANTIEVVDAIKKALPHIRGEVPNAITLEAVYDRSLTIRESLNDVQFTLLLAVILVVGVVFIFLRNIRATIITSLAVPMSLITSFAVMYLLDYSLDALSLMALTLAVGFVVDDAIVMLENIVRHVEMGKKPMEAAIDGAREIGFTIISMTLSLCVVFLPVVLMTGMVGRILQEFAVTITVAILVSGFVSLSLTPMLASRFLGHYGHHEEGKGPKRKKILVSIYNRILVFALGHKFLTIIIFLGTLWGTFQLFGMVPKGFIPPEDRGIFMCRTRADQGISFSAMKEKMAALADIIGKDPDVTFAMPVIGRDASNSAMLVVRLKPLDQRKRSADDIIAELRPKVSGIPGLAVFMMNPPPIDVGTKRTEAAYQYTLQGTDTRKLYAVAENLTEEMRKLPEIMDVTNDLLLDNPEMEVVVDRDRARALGVSPEDVQAILYSGFSSRQISTIDAASDAYKVIVELLPEYQKSPDVLSLLHVRSSSGALVPLSEISGIRRTFGPLQVNHSGQLPSVTVSFNTRPGVALSSATESVERLAAKVVPPDVPARFEGTVEAFKSSITSLLFLLLAAIAVIYLILGILYESFIHPLTILAGLPSAAMGALAALLVFKAELNLYGFVGVIMLIGIVKKNAIMMIDFALSAERSQGMSAQDAIHQGALTRFRPIMMTTIAAFMGILPVALGYGAGGEARRPLGLAVCGGLVVSQMVTLVITPVIYVFFDSVKTRLFPRKSASPDLTDASVRKAVNLTANTQGEEP encoded by the coding sequence ATGAGCCCCACAGAGCTTTTCATAAAGCGGCCCGTAATGACCACTCTGGTCAGCGTGGGCATGTTGCTTTTCGGAGTGATGGGCTATCTGTTCCTCCCGAACAGCAATCTTCCGGCCATAGATTACCCCACCATCCAGGTGTCGGCTTCCCTTCCGGGCGCGAGCCCGGAAACCATGTCAACCTCGGTGGCCACGCCTCTTGAGAAGCAGTTCTCGGCCATAGACGGCCTGGCATCCATGAGTTCCACCAACATCACGGGCCAGACATCCATCACCCTTCAGTTCAACCTCACAAGAGACATCGACTCGGCGGCCCAGGACGTCCAGAGCGCCATTTCGGCGGCAAAGCTGCCTGCGGCCATGCCCAACCCGCCCAACTACCGGAAGAGCAACCCCACCCAGAGCCCGGTCTTTTTCATCTCCATGTATTCGGACACCATGCCCCTTTACCGGGTGAACGACTACGCCCAGACCCTGGTGGCCCGCCGGATTTCAACCATCAAGGACGTGGCCCAGGTCAACGTTTACGGCGAGCAGAAATACGCCGTTCGGGTGCAGCTCGATCCAACGGCCATGACCTCGGTGGGCGTGGGCATAGGCGAGGTGGTGTCGGCGGTGCAGGAGGCCAACACCAATCTTCCTTCCGGCACCCTGGACGGCGAAAAGGGCGGGCTCACCATCCAGGCACCGGGACAGCTCACAAGGGCCCTCCAGTACCGGGACATCATAGTCAGCTACAGAAACGGCTCTCCTGTGCGGATAAGGGACGTGGGCGACGCCGTGGACGGGGTGGAATCGAACAAAAGCGGCACCTGGTGGAAGGACCGCCAGGTCCTGATGCTGGCCATACAGACCCAGCCCGGAGCCAACACCATAGAGGTGGTGGACGCCATAAAAAAGGCCCTTCCCCACATACGCGGCGAGGTGCCTAACGCCATAACCCTCGAAGCGGTCTACGACAGGAGCCTCACCATAAGGGAGAGCCTTAACGACGTGCAGTTCACCCTGCTTCTGGCCGTCATCCTGGTGGTGGGGGTGGTCTTCATTTTTCTGCGCAACATCAGGGCCACCATCATAACGAGCCTTGCGGTCCCCATGTCGCTCATCACCAGCTTCGCCGTGATGTACCTGCTGGACTACAGCCTGGACGCCCTCTCCCTCATGGCTCTCACCCTCGCAGTGGGCTTTGTTGTGGACGACGCCATCGTCATGCTGGAAAACATAGTCCGCCACGTAGAGATGGGAAAAAAGCCCATGGAGGCCGCCATAGACGGAGCCAGGGAAATCGGCTTCACCATCATCTCCATGACGCTCTCCCTGTGCGTGGTCTTCCTGCCGGTGGTGCTCATGACCGGCATGGTGGGCCGCATACTCCAGGAATTCGCCGTCACCATCACGGTGGCCATCCTGGTTTCAGGCTTCGTCTCCCTTTCCCTCACCCCCATGCTGGCAAGCAGGTTTCTGGGCCATTACGGGCATCACGAGGAAGGGAAAGGCCCTAAAAGGAAAAAAATTCTCGTAAGCATATACAACCGAATTCTCGTTTTCGCCCTTGGGCACAAATTTCTCACCATAATCATTTTCTTAGGCACCCTGTGGGGCACGTTCCAGCTTTTCGGCATGGTCCCCAAGGGATTCATACCCCCGGAGGACCGGGGAATCTTCATGTGCCGAACCCGCGCCGACCAGGGCATCAGCTTTTCCGCCATGAAGGAGAAGATGGCGGCCCTCGCGGACATCATAGGCAAGGACCCGGACGTCACCTTCGCCATGCCGGTCATAGGCCGGGACGCCTCAAATTCCGCCATGCTGGTGGTGAGGCTGAAACCCCTCGATCAAAGGAAGCGAAGCGCCGACGACATAATCGCCGAGCTCAGGCCCAAGGTTTCGGGCATTCCGGGGCTTGCCGTCTTCATGATGAATCCGCCGCCCATAGATGTCGGCACCAAGCGCACCGAGGCCGCCTACCAGTACACTCTCCAGGGCACCGATACTCGAAAGCTCTACGCGGTGGCGGAAAACCTCACCGAAGAGATGCGGAAACTCCCTGAAATCATGGACGTCACCAACGACCTTCTTCTGGATAACCCGGAAATGGAAGTGGTGGTGGACCGCGACCGGGCGCGCGCCCTGGGGGTGAGCCCGGAGGACGTTCAGGCCATCCTCTACTCCGGCTTTTCGTCCAGGCAGATTTCCACCATAGACGCGGCCAGCGACGCCTACAAGGTCATCGTGGAGCTTTTGCCCGAATATCAGAAATCCCCGGACGTCCTTAGCCTTCTTCACGTCAGATCGAGCAGCGGGGCGCTTGTTCCCTTATCCGAAATAAGCGGCATAAGGCGAACCTTCGGCCCCTTGCAGGTGAACCATTCGGGCCAGCTTCCATCGGTAACCGTAAGCTTCAACACCAGGCCCGGAGTGGCCCTTTCCTCGGCCACGGAATCCGTTGAAAGGCTTGCAGCAAAAGTGGTTCCCCCTGATGTCCCGGCAAGGTTCGAGGGCACGGTGGAGGCTTTCAAAAGCTCCATCACGAGCCTCCTTTTCCTGCTCCTGGCCGCAATCGCGGTCATTTATCTCATACTGGGCATTCTCTACGAGAGCTTCATACATCCCCTCACCATACTTGCGGGCCTGCCTTCGGCGGCAATGGGAGCCCTGGCCGCGCTTCTGGTCTTCAAGGCGGAATTGAACCTCTACGGTTTCGTGGGGGTGATCATGCTCATCGGCATCGTGAAGAAAAACGCCATCATGATGATAGATTTCGCCCTTTCAGCCGAGCGCAGCCAGGGAATGAGCGCGCAAGACGCCATCCACCAGGGCGCGCTGACACGGTTCCGGCCCATCATGATGACCACCATCGCCGCCTTCATGGGTATTTTACCAGTCGCCCTGGGCTACGGGGCCGGGGGGGAGGCAAGGCGTCCCCTGGGGCTGGCTGTCTGCGGGGGTCTTGTGGTATCACAGATGGTGACCCTTGTGATAACACCCGTGATCTACGTATTTTTCGACAGCGTGAAAACCAGGCTTTTCCCCAGGAAATCCGCAAGCCCCGATCTTACGGATGCGTCCGTGCGAAAAGCCGTGAATCTTACCGCCAATACCCAGGGAGAAGAGCCATGA
- the rplM gene encoding 50S ribosomal protein L13 — translation MVVKKYTLSAKSSDNPGKWYVVDAQGMVLGRLASVIASRIRGKMSPLFTPHADAGDWVVVVNAEKVVLTGRKLAQQTYYTHSGYPGGLKSITAQKLLVKRPEDVIKFAVKGMLPKNRLGRVLNKKLKVYAGPEHPHAAQQPEPWTITEAQR, via the coding sequence ATGGTCGTGAAGAAATACACATTGAGCGCAAAAAGCTCGGACAATCCGGGAAAATGGTACGTGGTGGACGCCCAGGGCATGGTTTTGGGAAGGCTCGCATCCGTGATTGCATCCCGCATCCGTGGAAAAATGAGCCCCCTTTTCACTCCCCACGCCGACGCCGGAGACTGGGTGGTTGTGGTCAACGCCGAAAAGGTGGTGCTCACGGGCCGCAAGCTTGCCCAGCAAACCTATTACACCCACAGCGGCTATCCGGGCGGCTTAAAGAGCATCACCGCCCAGAAATTGCTGGTGAAGCGGCCTGAGGACGTAATCAAGTTCGCGGTAAAGGGAATGCTTCCCAAAAACCGCCTTGGCCGGGTTCTCAACAAGAAACTCAAGGTTTACGCGGGGCCGGAACATCCCCACGCGGCCCAGCAGCCCGAACCGTGGACCATCACCGAGGCCCAGCGTTAA
- a CDS encoding DUF47 domain-containing protein: protein MLGFFMPKDDLFFERFNQIALLITEATARLKTMLDEGASFEEHAKHIKALERQSDEHIHAAFQHLHKTFVTPFDRQHIHKLCKRLDDILDLTEAAATRIELYLPREMNQDARELSVILVECVKNVAEMVVLLKDVKKHTERINELSGEIHRLETLADDVRRKAIARLFREEDDTRELIKWRSILEHIERATDRCEGVANVVEAIVLENS from the coding sequence ATGTTAGGCTTTTTCATGCCCAAGGATGACCTGTTTTTCGAGCGCTTCAACCAGATAGCGCTCCTTATAACCGAAGCCACCGCAAGGCTCAAAACAATGCTGGACGAGGGGGCCTCCTTCGAGGAGCACGCAAAGCACATAAAAGCCCTCGAAAGGCAGAGCGACGAGCACATCCACGCCGCCTTCCAGCACCTTCACAAGACCTTTGTCACCCCCTTCGACCGCCAGCACATCCACAAGCTGTGCAAGCGCCTGGACGACATCCTGGATTTGACCGAGGCAGCCGCCACCCGGATCGAGCTTTACCTGCCAAGGGAAATGAACCAGGACGCCAGGGAGCTTTCCGTCATCCTGGTGGAATGCGTGAAAAACGTTGCGGAAATGGTGGTCCTTTTGAAGGACGTCAAAAAGCACACGGAACGGATCAACGAACTTTCGGGCGAGATTCACAGGCTTGAAACCCTGGCCGACGACGTGCGCAGAAAGGCCATAGCGCGGCTTTTCCGGGAAGAGGATGACACCAGGGAGCTCATCAAGTGGCGCAGCATCCTTGAGCACATCGAACGGGCCACTGACCGCTGCGAAGGCGTGGCCAACGTTGTGGAAGCCATAGTGCTGGAAAACTCGTAA
- the rpsI gene encoding 30S ribosomal protein S9, translating into MTQENVFYATGKRKTSVARTWLKPGNGVFTINNRAVNDYFTVESARVRALQALALTNTKEAVDVKVMVAGGGSTGQAGAIRHGITRALMAWQPDLRTALKKAGFVTRDPRIKERKKYGQKGARARFQFSKR; encoded by the coding sequence ATGACCCAGGAAAACGTTTTCTACGCCACGGGCAAACGCAAGACCTCCGTTGCACGGACCTGGCTCAAGCCCGGAAACGGCGTCTTCACTATCAACAACCGGGCCGTGAACGATTATTTCACGGTCGAAAGCGCCAGAGTCCGCGCCCTCCAGGCCCTTGCCCTCACCAACACCAAGGAGGCGGTGGACGTGAAGGTCATGGTTGCCGGAGGAGGCTCCACGGGCCAGGCCGGAGCCATCCGCCACGGCATCACCAGGGCTCTCATGGCTTGGCAGCCTGATCTCCGCACCGCCCTCAAGAAGGCCGGTTTCGTCACCCGCGATCCACGCATCAAGGAACGCAAGAAGTACGGCCAGAAGGGTGCACGCGCAAGGTTCCAGTTCTCCAAGCGCTAA
- a CDS encoding DUF362 domain-containing protein, which translates to MNATVSVLKCDTYAPDVLEARLYESLANIGFDPEGFSGKNVVVKPNLLIPAAADRAITTHPEFFRAAVRIIKKYGGRPVLVESPSIHSLEKTLKKTDFGKIVEDEGVEVADVKETRTLVFEDGVKFKNIDISAAYFDADIIVNLPKFKTHGLTYMTAAVKNLFGTIPGLAKSRMHVKLPGADEFCEFLMDLYGGITQGFEKPKTVIHLMDAVLAMEGEGPGTSGTPKPMNAIFASFDAVAIDWAATTASGLDPKKAYTVVKGFERGYGVASPSEVILVGAPISSLGIKPLAPSRGTFMSNMVRWPFTSKRFKNLVLDRPMPGEGKCTLCYQCMKICPAQAISQASGVKKTPSYDHDKCIRCYCCMEVCPEAAISKKHGALQWLIRL; encoded by the coding sequence ATGAACGCAACGGTTTCGGTTTTGAAGTGCGACACCTACGCCCCGGACGTGCTTGAAGCGAGGCTTTACGAGAGTCTGGCCAACATCGGCTTCGACCCGGAGGGTTTTTCGGGCAAAAACGTGGTGGTGAAGCCCAACCTCCTTATTCCTGCGGCTGCGGACAGGGCCATCACCACCCACCCGGAATTTTTCCGGGCAGCGGTTCGCATAATAAAGAAATACGGCGGAAGGCCGGTGCTGGTGGAATCGCCCTCCATCCACTCTTTGGAAAAAACCCTCAAAAAAACCGATTTCGGAAAAATCGTCGAGGACGAGGGCGTGGAAGTGGCGGACGTGAAGGAAACCCGCACCCTGGTCTTTGAAGACGGGGTGAAATTCAAGAATATCGATATTTCAGCAGCCTACTTCGACGCGGACATAATTGTGAACCTGCCGAAGTTCAAGACCCACGGGCTGACCTACATGACCGCCGCCGTGAAGAACCTTTTCGGGACCATTCCGGGGCTGGCCAAAAGCCGCATGCACGTGAAACTTCCGGGGGCCGACGAGTTCTGCGAATTTCTCATGGACCTTTACGGCGGCATAACCCAGGGCTTTGAAAAGCCAAAGACGGTGATCCATCTCATGGACGCCGTGCTTGCCATGGAGGGCGAAGGCCCCGGAACGTCGGGAACCCCCAAGCCCATGAACGCCATATTCGCCTCCTTCGACGCTGTGGCCATAGACTGGGCCGCCACCACGGCATCGGGGCTCGACCCCAAAAAGGCGTACACGGTCGTCAAGGGCTTCGAGCGCGGCTACGGGGTGGCCTCGCCCTCGGAGGTGATTCTCGTGGGCGCGCCCATTTCATCCCTCGGCATAAAGCCACTTGCGCCGTCGCGGGGCACTTTCATGTCCAACATGGTGCGCTGGCCCTTTACGTCCAAACGCTTCAAAAACCTGGTTCTCGACCGGCCCATGCCAGGGGAGGGCAAGTGCACCCTGTGCTACCAGTGCATGAAAATCTGCCCGGCCCAGGCCATAAGCCAGGCTTCAGGCGTCAAAAAGACGCCCTCCTACGATCACGACAAGTGCATACGCTGCTACTGCTGCATGGAGGTCTGCCCGGAGGCGGCCATATCCAAGAAGCACGGGGCGCTCCAGTGGCTCATAAGGCTGTGA
- a CDS encoding efflux RND transporter periplasmic adaptor subunit: MRFLSMLLCTVLALTAFSCKKQAPENQKPKERPPALISASPAEAREIPVRLTAIGTAEAVSTVSISSRVEGAIEAVHFTEGQDVKKGDLLFTMDPKPFQAALDGALANLAREKSLLEQYRRDRDRAESIYKQDFISRQDYDAAVTKAAAQESVIASYQAAVDQAKLKLDYCAIRSAVSGRTGSLAVNAGNVVKADPASVLVVIRQMEPINIRFSVPQKELSAIRKAAASNTLKVTARVSGGPEEGQGGSLAFLDNQVDASTGTVMLKAVFPNRDRSMWPGQFADVTLDIATIKDAVVIPARALQNGPKGPIVFKVAKDMTVEVFPVVPGETLGEDMVITEGVLPGDLVVTEGHLTLKPGAKIKLAEGLRGAESEPGAAGKASH; encoded by the coding sequence ATGAGATTTCTTTCAATGCTGTTGTGTACGGTTCTGGCGCTTACGGCTTTTTCCTGCAAAAAACAGGCTCCCGAAAACCAAAAGCCCAAGGAACGCCCGCCCGCGCTGATTTCGGCCAGCCCAGCCGAAGCGCGTGAAATTCCGGTGCGCCTTACGGCCATCGGAACCGCCGAGGCCGTGTCCACGGTTTCAATTAGCAGCCGGGTGGAGGGGGCCATAGAGGCCGTCCACTTCACCGAAGGGCAGGACGTGAAAAAGGGCGACCTTCTCTTCACCATGGACCCAAAACCATTCCAGGCGGCCCTTGACGGGGCCCTGGCCAACCTCGCGCGGGAAAAGTCCCTTCTTGAGCAGTACCGAAGGGACCGGGACCGGGCCGAATCAATCTATAAGCAGGATTTCATAAGCAGGCAGGACTACGACGCAGCTGTGACCAAGGCGGCTGCCCAGGAATCGGTGATAGCCTCCTATCAGGCTGCTGTTGACCAGGCGAAGCTGAAGCTCGATTACTGCGCCATAAGAAGCGCAGTTTCGGGCCGCACCGGAAGCCTTGCCGTAAACGCCGGAAACGTGGTGAAGGCCGACCCGGCGAGCGTGCTGGTGGTGATAAGGCAGATGGAGCCGATAAACATACGGTTCAGCGTACCCCAGAAGGAGCTTTCCGCCATCAGAAAGGCCGCAGCCTCCAACACCTTGAAGGTCACGGCCAGGGTTTCGGGCGGCCCAGAGGAAGGACAGGGCGGCAGCCTGGCCTTTCTGGACAACCAGGTGGACGCATCCACCGGAACAGTGATGCTGAAAGCCGTCTTCCCCAACAGGGACCGCTCCATGTGGCCGGGCCAGTTCGCGGACGTGACCCTCGATATCGCCACCATCAAAGACGCCGTGGTGATCCCGGCCAGGGCGCTCCAGAACGGCCCCAAGGGCCCCATCGTGTTCAAGGTGGCAAAGGACATGACGGTGGAAGTCTTTCCGGTGGTCCCTGGCGAAACCCTGGGCGAGGACATGGTGATAACCGAAGGCGTTCTGCCCGGCGACCTCGTCGTCACGGAAGGGCACCTTACCTTGAAGCCCGGAGCCAAGATCAAGCTGGCCGAAGGCCTGCGGGGCGCGGAGTCCGAACCGGGCGCGGCTGGGAAGGCCTCGCACTGA
- a CDS encoding inorganic phosphate transporter, which produces MTTIFIVVIFTVIVALIFDVINGFHDAANSIATVVSTRVLSPRMAVLWAAFFNFIAMFVFAPKVADTVSKIVVITGKDPVYVYVVLAGLLGAIVWDLLTWWWGLPTSSSHAIIGGFVGAGIAHNGFSAIHWHKVLVTAEYIPLAPLMGFGLGFIIMNLVFWLFKKWKPATVDRFFRVGQLFSAALYSLGHGGNDAQKTMGIIVALLVAGGIFSPDVKLSLMDGKTLWIILSCHAAMAVGTACGGWRIVKTMGMKITKLKPVGGFCAETAGAATLFLATHFGVPVSTTHTITGSIIGVGSTTSFSTIRWGVARNIVWAWLLTIPMSALVSMACLWAFKLFVPGL; this is translated from the coding sequence ATGACAACCATATTCATAGTAGTGATCTTCACGGTTATCGTCGCACTCATCTTCGATGTAATAAACGGATTTCACGACGCGGCCAACTCAATAGCCACAGTGGTCTCCACCAGGGTGTTAAGCCCCAGGATGGCGGTCCTGTGGGCCGCCTTCTTCAATTTCATAGCCATGTTCGTGTTCGCCCCCAAGGTGGCCGACACCGTCAGCAAGATAGTGGTCATAACGGGAAAGGACCCCGTCTATGTCTACGTGGTTCTGGCAGGGCTTCTCGGAGCCATTGTGTGGGACCTCCTAACATGGTGGTGGGGGCTTCCCACCAGTTCCTCCCACGCCATAATCGGCGGCTTCGTGGGGGCCGGAATCGCCCACAACGGTTTTTCCGCCATTCACTGGCACAAGGTTCTGGTTACCGCCGAATACATCCCCCTGGCCCCGCTAATGGGCTTTGGCCTGGGTTTCATAATCATGAACCTCGTGTTCTGGCTTTTCAAAAAGTGGAAACCGGCCACAGTGGACCGCTTTTTCCGGGTGGGCCAGCTTTTCTCGGCGGCCCTCTATTCCCTGGGCCACGGCGGAAACGACGCCCAAAAAACAATGGGCATCATAGTTGCCCTTCTGGTTGCCGGAGGAATTTTCAGCCCGGACGTTAAACTGTCGCTTATGGACGGCAAAACGCTGTGGATAATTCTGTCGTGTCACGCGGCGATGGCGGTGGGCACGGCCTGCGGCGGATGGCGGATAGTGAAGACCATGGGCATGAAGATAACCAAGCTGAAGCCCGTTGGCGGGTTCTGTGCTGAAACCGCCGGGGCCGCTACCCTTTTTCTGGCCACCCACTTCGGCGTCCCGGTCTCCACAACCCACACCATCACCGGCTCAATAATAGGCGTTGGCTCCACCACGAGCTTTTCCACCATACGCTGGGGCGTTGCCCGAAATATCGTCTGGGCGTGGCTCCTTACCATCCCCATGTCGGCCCTGGTTTCAATGGCCTGCCTGTGGGCTTTCAAGCTCTTTGTTCCGGGCTTGTAA